TGACCGAAATGCTGATCAGGCCGCCCTGCACGATGGCCGTCATCAGGCCGAAGACCGCCAGCGCCAGGCCGTTTTGCAGGGGGGTCCAGCCCAGCACGCCCTCGGTGTACAGCACCCAGGTGGAGAAGATGACCTGTCCGGCCAGCCCCAGCGCGATCAAAGCACCGGCCATTTTCAGAATCAGCGGGTAGCGGGCCAGCGCCGCGAGTGGCCTGAACGGATTGAGGTCCTGGCGGCTGAGCCGGACGCCGCGCAACTCGGGCGGCAGCGATTCCGGCAGCACAAAATAGCCGTAGAACATGTTGAGCAGCGCCAGTCCGGCGGCGAACATGAACGGCACCCGCAGTCCGTAGTCGCCCAGCAGGCCGCCCAGCGCCGGTCCCAGAATGAAGCCGACCCCGAAGGTCGCGCCCAGCTTGCCGAAGTTCTTGGCGCGGTCCTCGGGTGCGGAGACGTCGGCGATGTAGGCGTTGGCGACGGTCAGGCTGGCCCCGGTGATCCCGGCGATGACCCGGCCCAGAAAGAGCCACCACAGCGTGGGTGCAAACGCCAGCAAGAGGTAATCCAGCCCGATGCCCAGTAGGCTCAGCAGCAGCACCGGGCGGCGGCCATAGCGGTCTGAAAGGGTGCCCAGAATCGGCGCGAAGACAAACTGCATCACCGCGTAGATGGCGGTAAAAATCCCGATATAGCGCGCCCCCGCCGCCGCCGACCCGGCCAGTTCCTTGATCAGCAGCGGCAGCACCGGAATGATCAACCCGATGCCCATGATGTCGATCAGCGCGGTGATGAGGATGAAGGTCAGGGCGGCTCTGGGCCTTTGCATCCGATCAGGCTATCAAATTTAGGTCAGGGCAGAATGCGCCAGATGGCAGAGGGCCGGACGTGGAATCATCCGAACGGACTCATTAATCTAATAAACTCAAGCGTAGTTTATGAGTATGTCTCAGCCAGAGCCGATCAACCGGACCCGCAGACGCACCTTTGGTGTCTATATCGGGCGCTTTGAGCCGCCCCACGCCGCGCACCTGGAAGTGATGCGAGAAGCGCTGATGCAGGTGCAGAAGCTGATCGTGGTGATCGGCTCGGCCAGGGCGGCGCGCAACGCCAAGAACCCGTTCACTGCCGAGGAGCGCCAGGCGGTCATTCTGGACCTGCTGCGCGAGGCGGGCATCAAATCCAGCCGGGTGCTGTTCGTGCATGTGCGCGATTACTACTACAACGAATCGCTGTGGCTCAGCGAGGTGCAGCGCGGCGTGGCGGCCCACACCCACGGCAGCAGCGACGTGGCGCTGATCGGGCATCTCAAGGACGAGAGCAGTTATTACCTGAGATCGTTTCCGGCCTGGGAATTCCTGCCGACGCATGTGGTCAGCAATCTCAGCGCCACCGAGGTGCGCCGCGCCTATTTCGAAGACGATCTGGAACGGGTGCGAAGCATCGTGCCGCCCGCCGTGTGGGTGTTTCTGGAGCGCTTCCGGCAGACCCCCGACTTCGCCGAGTTGCAGGCCGAGTACCGCTATGTGCAGGACTACCGGTCGGCCTGGCAGGGCACGCCGTATCCGGTGGTGTTCGTGACCACCGACGCGGTGGTGATTCGCAGCGGGCACGTGCTGGTGGTGCGCCGCGCCGAGCATCCGGGACGCGGGCGGCTGGCAATGCCGGGCGGATTCCTGAACACTGCCGAAACGCTGCTGGCTTCCTGTATCCGCGAGGTGGTGGAGGAAACCGGGCTGCAAATCAGCGATCTGGCGGCGTATCAGCGCTCGCAGGCGGTGTTCGATTATCCGGGACGCAGCCTGCGCGGACGCACCGTCTCTCACGCCTTCCAGTTCGATCTGGGCATCGGGCAACTGCCGGTGCTGAGGCCGGGCAGTGATGCTGCCGACGCCTTCTGGTTGCCGCTCAGCGAAGCGCTGGCTTCACCGGAGCTGTTCTTCGAAGACCACCACGCCATCATCGAGCACTTCTTGATGCGGGGATAGCTGCGGGGATAAACGCCCCCGCCCATTCGCCGCAGGCCACACACGACAGGTTCATCCCAGGAGGCTTTATGTTCACTTCGCCCACCCCAGATCAGATCGGCGGTGTTCTCTTCGGCTCGGCCTACGGCGACGCGCTGGCCGCGCCCACCGAGTTCATACACAGCCTGGCGTACATCCGGCAGTCGTTTGCGCCGAACGGCCCGACTGACCTTCACGGGGGCCGCGTCACCGACGATACCCAGATGATGCTGACGGTGGCCCGCGCCCTGCTGGACGCACCGGAACTCATCCCGGCGGCGCTGGAAACCACGCTGAGGGCTGAATTCACCTTGTGGCTCCACGACCCCGAAAACAACCGCGCCCCCGGCCACACCTGCCTGACCGCCTGCCGGAACTTGCAGCGGGGCGGCGCTTGGCAGGCGGCCACCGTGACCCGGAGCAAGGGCTGCGGGGCGAACATGCGCGTGCAGCCGGTGGGCTTGATCGCTGACGACGCCACCCGTGCGGGCGCAGCCCAACTGCAAGCCGCCCTGACGCACGGCCACCCCACCGCTCTGGCCGCCGCCGACCTGACCGCACAGGCGATCTGGTTGCTGATTTCGGGCACTGCGCCGCCGCAGTTGGCCCAGGCACTGACCGCCCACGCCCAGGCCCAGCGCGAGGTCTACCGTGCCGACTGGCTGGGCGATGTCTGGCAGTATTACGGCGCGTCTGATCCGCAACACTACATCTCGGAAGGCTGGGACGAGTGCCTGGGCGTGCTGGGCCGCCTGGAGGCCGCGCTCACTTCCGACATTCATGACGACGCCGACCCCTGCGACTTGACCGGGGAAGGCTGGATTGCCGAGGAAGCGTTCGCCACCGGGCTGCTGTGCTTCCTGCTGACGCCGACTGACCCGGTAGAAAGCCTGCGCCGTGCTGCCGTCACGAAGGGCGACAGCGACTCGCTGGCCTGTCTCGCCGGAGCGTTTGCCGGGGCTTACCTGGGGCTGGGGGCGTTTCCGGCGCAGTGGCGAGGGCAGATTGAGTACGCAGAAGAGTTGAGGCGCTGCTCGGCGGCGTTTGAAGTCAAGCAACTGAAATAGCTACAGGAATACGTGCAGAACTTCAGCGTTTGAACATCAGGGAACCTGTCCGCTCTCTTCATAATCCACAACATGAATAAGGAGTCACACCATGAACCTCTTAAACGACAACAACATTATTCTGGACACCGACAGCTACAAGTCCAGCCACTTCTTGCAGTACCCTCCCGGTACCCGCAAACTGTTTTCCTACCTGGAATCGCGCGGTGGGCGCTATCCGGCCACCCGGTTTTTCGGGTTGCAGTACATCCTCAAGCGTTACCTGAGCGTGCGCGTCACCGCCGAGATGGTGGAGGAGGCCAGAGCGCTCATCACCGCGCACGGCGAGCCGTTTCCGTATGACGGCTGGATGCACATCGTCACCGCGCACGGCGGGCGCTTGCCGCTGGAGATTCGCGCCGTGCCGGAAGGGATGCTCGTCCCCGTTCATAACGCCCTGATGACTGTCACCAACACTGACCCCGCCGTGCCCTGGCTGCCCGGCTGGTTTGAAACGTCACTGATGCGCGTCTGGTACACCACCACTGTCGCCACCCAGAGTTACTTCCTGCGCGAGATTCTGAAAGCTGCCCTGGAGCAGACCTCCGACCGGGCCGCCGAGGAACTGCCGTTCAAACTGCACGACTTCGGCAGCCGTGGCGTGAGCAGCCGCGAGAGCGCGGGCCTGGGCGGGCTGGCGCACCTGATCAACTTTCAGGGCAGCGACACGCTGGAAGCCCTCCGCACCGGGCGCAACTATTACGGGGCCGACATTGCCGCCTTCTCCATTCCCGCCGCCGAGCACAGCACCATCACCAGTTGGGGCAAGGAACACGAGGTCAACGCCTACCGCAACATGGTGGAAAAGTTCGGCAAGCCCGGCGGCGTCTACGCGGTGGTGAGCGACAGTTACGACCTCAAATACGCCATCAACGTGCACTGGGGCGAAACCTTGCGCCAGCAGGTCATCGACAGCGGCGGAACCCTGGTGGTGCGGCCCGACAGCGGCGACCCAGCCTCGATGGTGCGTCTGGCGGTTCGCGCTCTGGCGGCCAAATTCGGCACGACCACCAACAGTAAGGGCTTCATGCTTCTGAATCATGTGCGGGTCATTCAGGGCGACGGCGTGGACGAAAACTCTATCCGCGAGATTTTGCAGAACCTGATCGTGGACGGCTTCAGCACCGAGAACGTCACCTTCGGCATGGGCGGTGCGCTGCTGCAAAAGGTGGACCGCGACACCCAGCGCTTTGCTTACAAGGCCAGCGCCGCGCTGATCGACGGCCCTGACGGGCAGTACTTCCAGCCGATTTACAAAGACCCGGTGACCGACCCCGGCAAGCGCAGCAAGGACGGCGTGCTCGATCTGGTGCGCGAAGGCCAGCGCCTGGTGACCAGGCAGTACCAGACCTTCGACACCGAGTACCCAGACAGCGTGATGCGTGTGGTGTACCGCGACGGCGAACTGCTGGTGGAAGAGACGTTGGATGTGGTGAGGGGGCGGGCGTGAGTCAACACCTGGAGCGGCTTTTGCCAATCCTGTCAACCATTCCCGGCGTCAACATTCCCGTGACGATTCTTCAAGGCGTTTACATTGCTGCCAGCCAGAAGAAAATAGAACAGCTTGAGGGGGCATTGAGATATGAAGTTGGCCTGCTCAATCAGAAAGTTATGGCTGGGCAGCTCACTCTGGACAGGGAATATGTCAAATCCGACTCCTTCACGGCCAATGTCATTCAAGCTGTCAGGGCCGCAGAAGTTGCCGAGACGGAAGATAAGTTGCGGTTTATTGCCCGCGCTCTGGCTGGATGCTCGCTGAGTTTTCCGCGCCCTCAACTGGATAAGTTTCAAACGATGCGGATTATTGAGAGCATGTCAGATCGGGAACGACGGGTGTTTATTGAGTATTTCAAGATTCTCGACCCTATTGACCCTTACCGAGATTTAATTCCAGTTGATAGTCAGGTGTCCATTCCTAATATCACTCGGCATGAGTTCATTGGCGCTCTGATGGGGCTAAAGCAGCTGGGGCTCTTCACGATGCAACGTGTTACTGATCGCGATGGCGACTGGTTTAGTCCAGAAGTTTCAGCGGGTAAAGGTTTCGCGTGGCAACTCACAGGCTTAGCGCGGCAGGTTGCCACACTGAGCCGCGTGGGATTTGAGGAATCGTGAATATCAACTGGCTCACCACTCTCCCGCCCCTCCTCCTTGACCTTTCCGGTGCGGCAGCCGTTCTCGTCTCCCTCTACTTTCTCTTCGCCAAGGCGCGGGCGTACTGGCACTGGTCAAACGCCTCGCTGCTGCCGTACTTCCTGCTGTTTGTCGGCGGCGGCCAGTGGATGCTGGCGGGCTTGCAAGTCACGTATCTGCTGTTCGGCATTCACGGCCTCTATCTCTGGCACTTGGAGGCGCGGCGCGACAGGGGAGAGCTGACCTTCAACGAGCCGCTGTGGTACGGCGTGACCTGGGTGGCGAGCCTCGCCATCTTCGCCTACACCACCATCGCCACCGACTTTGCAGAATCCTGGAACTGGGTGCAGTTCGCGGCGGTCACGCTGGCCCTCATCGCCAACTTCGCCACCACCCGCAAATGGGCCTGGAGCTGGCCGGTGTGGGTCACGGTCAACGCGGTGCAGGCGATTTACTTTTTCCACACGGCGTACTGGGCCCTGTTCGGCCTGCAATTTATTCTGGGAGCCATGAGCGTCTACGGCTACTTTGCCTGGAGGAAAGACGAAAGGCGCGTGGTCGAGTTTGCCTGAGTCTCAACACTTCCGCCACGGCCTGATCGTCGGCAAGTTCGCCCCGCTGCACGCCGGACACGAAGCGCTGATCCGCTTTGCCTTGTCGCGCTGCGAACGGGTCAGCGTGTGGGTCTACAGCCGCCCCGACTTCCCGGCCATGCCCTCGCCTGTGCGCCGCAACTGGCTGCGCGAGGTGTTCCCGGCCCACCTGTTCCCGCAACTGATCCTGCTCCCCGACGCGCCCAATCCGCCCCTCAACAATGCGCCCGACGCCGAGCATCAGCAGTATGTCAAGACTGTGCTGGACGCCTGGAATGTGCGCCCCGACGTGGTGGTGACCAGCGAAGCCTATGGCCCCCTGCTGGCCGAGCGCCTCAACATTGCCCACCTTCCATTCGACCCCGAACGCCGCCAGACGCCGATCAGCGGCACGGCCATTCGCGCCGACATTCACGCTTCGCGCCACTTCCTGAACCCGCTGGTCTACGCGCATTTCGTCGAGCGGGTCGCCCTGGTCGGCGCGGAAAGCACGGGAAAGAGCACCCTGACAGCAGTGCTGGCAGGCGACTTCGGCACCCATTTCGTCCGCGAATATGGCCGCGAGGTTTACGAGCGCGAGGACGGCAAACTGACGCCTGAACATTTTCTGGAAATTGCCCTCAGCCACCGCGCCCTGGAAGACGAGGCCGCCCGCATGCCGGGCCTGAACCGCTACCTGTTCGTGGACACCACCGCCGCCACCACCCTGATGTGGTCGTATCTGCTGTGCCGCACGGCCCTGCCCGAACTGCATGCCCTGGCCGACGATGCCAGGTGTCGTTACTCTCACACCTTTCTGTGTGCTGACGATTTAGCGCACGAGCAGGACGGCTGGCGCAGCAATACCGAGGTTCGCACCGTTCAGCAGGCGTTCATCATGCAGGATATGGCGACGCGGGGCGTTCGTTCCCACGAAGTCGGGGGAGAGCTGACCGCCCGTATCCGGCAGGTCCGTGCCACTCTAGAAGCTGCAACTTTGGATGGACGCGGCGTGCAGGAGCTTCCACTAACCTTCTTGCATAAGGAGGCTCCACCATGACCCAGCCTGATTCCGAAGGTAACGGTATCAACCTCAACAAGTCAGACCCGTCCAACGAACTGCGTATCGACCCGCCCCACACCCAGGCGCAGTCCCATGACGTGCCGAACTGGGTGGACGAGGCGACCCGGCAGACCCAGACCTCGCCAACACCTTTGCCCCGCGTGCCTGAGCCGCAGCCCGACTTCAACGCCCGCCAGCCTGCCGCACGCGTGACTGGCGACGCCTTGCCCCTCAGCATCGTGCCGCAGGGCGAAATCGGTACCCGTAAGCTGGTGGCCGGACTGCTGGCAATTTTCCTGGGTGCGTTCGGAGCGCACAAATTCTACCTGGGCCGCACCACGCCGGGCCTGATCGTCTTGCTGACCCACCTCGGCGGCTGGTTCGTGACGCTGGTGCTGAGCATCCTCACGCTGGGTCTGGGGGCCATCATTCTGGTGCCGCTGATGGGGCTGGTGGCCTCGGCGCTGTGCATCGTCGGCCTGATCGAAGGCGTTGTCTACCTGACCCGCAGCGACGAGGAATTCAACCAGACTTACCTGATCGGCAAGAAAGACTGGTTCTGAGTCGGCCTGCTGGTCCATTCCTCAGAGCGCCGGAAAAAGCAGTCTGGTGTCTTCCAGCACCCAGTAGGCGTGTGCGGCGTCTGTGCCGGGCACACAGAACATCACCGCCTCGAAGGGTAGCCCCTCCGGCTGCACCACGCCGATGTTCCAGTGGCTGCGCTCAGATCCCAGGATGGCGACTTTGCCCAGCGAGGTTTCGCACTCCAGGTATTCACCGCCTTTCTCGGCGCTGCGGACTGGCCCGACAGCGAGAACGGTCAGATGTCTGGGGTCGACTTGCATGGGTTGATTGAACCCCAGACTCCAGACATCTGTCTCACACCGGGTATGGAGCGCCGCCTCCGAAACACGCAGTGCATGAATTTGACTTCGCCCGCATACCGCGCTATGCTCTTTTTATAACCGCCTGACGAGGGCGGATTTTTTTGGCCTGTCAGAATTGCTCTGATGGGGGCTGCCCGCGCCGTTTATGCTGATGGCATGGAAGACCGCCGACCTGCGCCGCTCGAAGCTCCCCACCTGTTTTCCCGGCGCTGAACCGTGCTGCACTCCGACGAGGCCAGTCGGGTGGCCCAACAATTGGCCCAGACGTTTGCTGATCTGGACACCCGCCGCCTGGCTGCGGCGCTGCGGCGGGTGCTGCGGCCAGGCGGGGTGGTGGCCATCTCGCAGGGCCGGGCGCGGCTGGTGCTGGGCCTGCATCAGCAGCCTGGGCAAAGCTTCGAGATCGCCAGCGTGACCAAGCCGTTCACGGCGGCCCTGGCCTTCGCTCTGGCCGAACAGGGCCGCCTCGATCTTGACGCTCCGCTCTCGCGCCAGCTCGCCAGTTTCCGTGGCTACCCGCCGCATCTGACTGCCCGCGCGCTACTGACGCACACGGCGGGGCTACCGCTGCAACCACTGCGCGGCTCGCTCGGCACCCTGCGCGATTTTCATGATCCGTATGGCCGTCTCAGTGCGGCGGCGGTGCTGGCCTCGGGCCGCCGGTGGAGCTGGCTGGGGCGTGAGCGAGCGGGGCGGCTCGCCTATTCCAATCTCGGTTACGGGCTGCTGGCCCTGGCACTTGCAGAGGCGGCGGGCGGAGCGTATCCGGCTGCGCTGCAAGCGTGGGTGCTCAAACCCCTGGCCCTGCGTCACACCGGCTTCAGCCCGCTAACCCCGCTGGCCACCCCGCATGGTTTGCTGGGTGGTGGTCGGGTCAGCGGGTTCGGTGGCCTGCTGGGAGCGGGCGGCCTCTACAGCACCGGCCACGATCTGCTGAGCTTCGGGGAGGCGCACCTCGGCAGTCAGGTGCGCGGTTGGGGCAGCCTGAGTCGTCCGCCGGGGTTGCCGCCTGACTTGCTGGGCGTGGCAGGCGGCTGGTTCGTGGTGCGCTGGCAGCGGGAAGCGGTGTGGTGGCACGACGGTGTGG
This portion of the Deinococcus rubellus genome encodes:
- a CDS encoding TCR/Tet family MFS transporter gives rise to the protein MQRPRAALTFILITALIDIMGIGLIIPVLPLLIKELAGSAAAGARYIGIFTAIYAVMQFVFAPILGTLSDRYGRRPVLLLSLLGIGLDYLLLAFAPTLWWLFLGRVIAGITGASLTVANAYIADVSAPEDRAKNFGKLGATFGVGFILGPALGGLLGDYGLRVPFMFAAGLALLNMFYGYFVLPESLPPELRGVRLSRQDLNPFRPLAALARYPLILKMAGALIALGLAGQVIFSTWVLYTEGVLGWTPLQNGLALAVFGLMTAIVQGGLISISVRWLGERRAILLGLTMGLIEMLVLAFAKTSLLLYISLVAGAFGGLAGPTLQGIISRQVSESEQGKVQGALTAVNSLVGVVGPLLATWIYAYFNGGGASIKLPGAAFLMGAVFSLIGVLLAWNALRNIPAQPVTVGTEAAPANTV
- a CDS encoding bifunctional nicotinamide-nucleotide adenylyltransferase/Nudix hydroxylase; its protein translation is MSMSQPEPINRTRRRTFGVYIGRFEPPHAAHLEVMREALMQVQKLIVVIGSARAARNAKNPFTAEERQAVILDLLREAGIKSSRVLFVHVRDYYYNESLWLSEVQRGVAAHTHGSSDVALIGHLKDESSYYLRSFPAWEFLPTHVVSNLSATEVRRAYFEDDLERVRSIVPPAVWVFLERFRQTPDFAELQAEYRYVQDYRSAWQGTPYPVVFVTTDAVVIRSGHVLVVRRAEHPGRGRLAMPGGFLNTAETLLASCIREVVEETGLQISDLAAYQRSQAVFDYPGRSLRGRTVSHAFQFDLGIGQLPVLRPGSDAADAFWLPLSEALASPELFFEDHHAIIEHFLMRG
- a CDS encoding ADP-ribosylglycohydrolase family protein translates to MFTSPTPDQIGGVLFGSAYGDALAAPTEFIHSLAYIRQSFAPNGPTDLHGGRVTDDTQMMLTVARALLDAPELIPAALETTLRAEFTLWLHDPENNRAPGHTCLTACRNLQRGGAWQAATVTRSKGCGANMRVQPVGLIADDATRAGAAQLQAALTHGHPTALAAADLTAQAIWLLISGTAPPQLAQALTAHAQAQREVYRADWLGDVWQYYGASDPQHYISEGWDECLGVLGRLEAALTSDIHDDADPCDLTGEGWIAEEAFATGLLCFLLTPTDPVESLRRAAVTKGDSDSLACLAGAFAGAYLGLGAFPAQWRGQIEYAEELRRCSAAFEVKQLK
- a CDS encoding nicotinate phosphoribosyltransferase, yielding MNLLNDNNIILDTDSYKSSHFLQYPPGTRKLFSYLESRGGRYPATRFFGLQYILKRYLSVRVTAEMVEEARALITAHGEPFPYDGWMHIVTAHGGRLPLEIRAVPEGMLVPVHNALMTVTNTDPAVPWLPGWFETSLMRVWYTTTVATQSYFLREILKAALEQTSDRAAEELPFKLHDFGSRGVSSRESAGLGGLAHLINFQGSDTLEALRTGRNYYGADIAAFSIPAAEHSTITSWGKEHEVNAYRNMVEKFGKPGGVYAVVSDSYDLKYAINVHWGETLRQQVIDSGGTLVVRPDSGDPASMVRLAVRALAAKFGTTTNSKGFMLLNHVRVIQGDGVDENSIREILQNLIVDGFSTENVTFGMGGALLQKVDRDTQRFAYKASAALIDGPDGQYFQPIYKDPVTDPGKRSKDGVLDLVREGQRLVTRQYQTFDTEYPDSVMRVVYRDGELLVEETLDVVRGRA
- a CDS encoding nicotinamide mononucleotide transporter family protein translates to MNINWLTTLPPLLLDLSGAAAVLVSLYFLFAKARAYWHWSNASLLPYFLLFVGGGQWMLAGLQVTYLLFGIHGLYLWHLEARRDRGELTFNEPLWYGVTWVASLAIFAYTTIATDFAESWNWVQFAAVTLALIANFATTRKWAWSWPVWVTVNAVQAIYFFHTAYWALFGLQFILGAMSVYGYFAWRKDERRVVEFA
- a CDS encoding AAA family ATPase is translated as MPESQHFRHGLIVGKFAPLHAGHEALIRFALSRCERVSVWVYSRPDFPAMPSPVRRNWLREVFPAHLFPQLILLPDAPNPPLNNAPDAEHQQYVKTVLDAWNVRPDVVVTSEAYGPLLAERLNIAHLPFDPERRQTPISGTAIRADIHASRHFLNPLVYAHFVERVALVGAESTGKSTLTAVLAGDFGTHFVREYGREVYEREDGKLTPEHFLEIALSHRALEDEAARMPGLNRYLFVDTTAATTLMWSYLLCRTALPELHALADDARCRYSHTFLCADDLAHEQDGWRSNTEVRTVQQAFIMQDMATRGVRSHEVGGELTARIRQVRATLEAATLDGRGVQELPLTFLHKEAPP
- a CDS encoding TM2 domain-containing protein, yielding MTQPDSEGNGINLNKSDPSNELRIDPPHTQAQSHDVPNWVDEATRQTQTSPTPLPRVPEPQPDFNARQPAARVTGDALPLSIVPQGEIGTRKLVAGLLAIFLGAFGAHKFYLGRTTPGLIVLLTHLGGWFVTLVLSILTLGLGAIILVPLMGLVASALCIVGLIEGVVYLTRSDEEFNQTYLIGKKDWF
- a CDS encoding serine hydrolase domain-containing protein, with protein sequence MLHSDEASRVAQQLAQTFADLDTRRLAAALRRVLRPGGVVAISQGRARLVLGLHQQPGQSFEIASVTKPFTAALAFALAEQGRLDLDAPLSRQLASFRGYPPHLTARALLTHTAGLPLQPLRGSLGTLRDFHDPYGRLSAAAVLASGRRWSWLGRERAGRLAYSNLGYGLLALALAEAAGGAYPAALQAWVLKPLALRHTGFSPLTPLATPHGLLGGGRVSGFGGLLGAGGLYSTGHDLLSFGEAHLGSQVRGWGSLSRPPGLPPDLLGVAGGWFVVRWQREAVWWHDGVARGTRAALGFSPDTGRVAAVLVNSGVPLLGSRAGPAAVLRELI